Proteins encoded together in one Chitinophaga sp. LS1 window:
- a CDS encoding winged helix-turn-helix transcriptional regulator, with translation MGKRKESSSNSINQKNLNSFCATTYAISVLGGRWKLVILYKLEKRTMRFGELKEHIPDISDRMLTLHLQEMEKDGLIIRTAYAEVPPRVEYSLTESARSLAPIWKQLEEWGVQHQSR, from the coding sequence ATGGGAAAACGTAAGGAAAGTTCTTCGAATAGTATCAACCAGAAAAATCTAAATTCGTTTTGCGCTACGACTTATGCGATCAGTGTGCTTGGCGGTAGGTGGAAACTGGTTATTTTGTATAAGCTGGAAAAGCGTACCATGCGGTTTGGAGAGTTGAAAGAGCATATACCGGATATCTCTGATCGTATGCTGACCTTACACCTGCAGGAGATGGAAAAGGATGGCCTGATTATCAGAACAGCGTATGCAGAAGTGCCGCCACGTGTGGAATATAGTTTGACTGAAAGTGCCAGGAGTCTGGCGCCAATATGGAAACAACTGGAAGAGTGGGGGGTACAACACCAAAGTAGATGA
- a CDS encoding glycoside hydrolase family 97 protein: protein MKFHPWLACAFLLGSASAIHAQQKFTLLSPDKSITLSVSVGANITYSVSQDNKPLIGNSVVSFNKGNWKVSKSKQSSHEGQLTPIVKQKTTTIEDRYNELHIDFNNALSLEWRAYDNGVAWHWISREKGPYKVTDEQAEFNMDKTGKAWYPQEDGFYSHNERKYIPYGVGEIDENKLASLPALFEVNGTKLLITESGLYNYAGMWLRGGNSIHGVFPHFPKAVKITSDRDEQVESRQDYIAELKGPQAFPWRIVMIARKDGDLLTNQLVYQLAPDAKGDFSWVKPGKVQWDWWHYNNVYDVDFRAGINNDTYKYYIDVASKYGIEYVLLDEGWCSTRDLFSLAPDINVKELVAYGKKRHVDILLWSSWMVLNQQMDMALDTFAAWGVKGIKVDFMQRDDQPMVQYYEKVANAAAKRQLLVDFHGAYKPVGWLRTHPNVLTSEGVMGNEISKFANLIDPVHTTTLPFIRQVAGPMDFTPGGMINVQKDQWSAQPAEPMTLGTRCNQLAMYIVFESPLQMLCDIPTHYLHEPEAMELLSKVPVQWAKTIPLQAKVGEYVVMARQALNGDWYVAGMTNWDARDVEVDLSFLPAGTYQMQLWKDGVNADKNAKDFKLEKRAIGSGARLPLKMAPGGGFVVRLSGAM from the coding sequence ATGAAATTCCACCCATGGCTTGCATGCGCCTTCCTGTTAGGAAGTGCCTCCGCCATTCATGCACAACAAAAATTTACTTTACTATCACCCGACAAGTCTATTACCTTGTCCGTATCCGTAGGCGCCAATATCACCTACAGCGTATCGCAGGATAACAAGCCTTTGATCGGTAACTCGGTGGTTTCCTTCAACAAAGGCAACTGGAAAGTGAGCAAATCAAAACAAAGCTCACACGAAGGGCAGCTCACGCCCATCGTAAAACAAAAAACTACCACCATTGAAGATCGCTACAATGAGCTGCATATTGATTTTAACAACGCATTGTCGCTGGAATGGCGGGCATATGACAATGGAGTTGCCTGGCATTGGATAAGCCGCGAAAAGGGCCCTTATAAGGTCACAGACGAGCAGGCAGAATTCAATATGGATAAGACAGGCAAAGCGTGGTATCCGCAGGAAGACGGGTTCTATTCTCATAATGAACGGAAATATATTCCTTATGGGGTGGGTGAAATAGACGAAAACAAGTTGGCTAGTCTGCCAGCATTGTTCGAAGTCAACGGTACGAAACTCCTTATCACAGAATCAGGTTTATACAACTACGCAGGTATGTGGCTACGTGGCGGCAACAGTATCCATGGCGTGTTTCCGCATTTTCCCAAAGCAGTGAAAATCACCAGCGACAGAGATGAGCAGGTCGAATCAAGGCAGGATTATATTGCAGAGCTGAAAGGTCCGCAGGCGTTTCCATGGAGAATAGTCATGATCGCACGCAAAGACGGGGACCTGCTTACCAACCAACTGGTCTACCAGCTGGCACCCGATGCCAAAGGCGATTTTAGTTGGGTAAAACCCGGTAAAGTGCAGTGGGACTGGTGGCATTACAACAATGTATACGATGTAGATTTCAGGGCAGGTATTAACAATGATACGTACAAATACTACATTGATGTGGCCAGCAAATATGGTATTGAATATGTGTTGCTGGATGAAGGCTGGTGCAGTACCCGCGACCTCTTTAGCCTGGCGCCGGATATCAATGTAAAAGAACTGGTGGCATATGGAAAGAAACGTCATGTAGATATATTGTTGTGGAGCAGCTGGATGGTGCTGAACCAGCAGATGGATATGGCACTGGATACCTTTGCAGCATGGGGCGTGAAAGGGATTAAGGTAGACTTTATGCAAAGAGATGATCAGCCAATGGTACAGTACTATGAAAAGGTGGCGAATGCCGCTGCTAAAAGGCAGTTACTCGTAGATTTTCATGGGGCGTACAAACCTGTTGGATGGCTGCGTACACATCCGAATGTATTGACGTCAGAGGGTGTGATGGGAAATGAGATCAGCAAGTTTGCGAACCTGATTGATCCGGTACATACCACTACCCTACCCTTTATCAGGCAGGTAGCAGGGCCGATGGATTTTACGCCAGGCGGTATGATCAATGTACAGAAAGACCAATGGAGTGCACAACCGGCAGAGCCGATGACATTGGGTACGAGATGTAATCAATTAGCCATGTACATTGTATTCGAAAGTCCGTTGCAGATGTTGTGTGATATACCTACGCATTACCTGCATGAGCCGGAGGCAATGGAGTTGTTGAGTAAGGTGCCGGTGCAATGGGCAAAGACGATTCCTTTGCAGGCAAAGGTGGGGGAATATGTGGTGATGGCGAGACAGGCGCTGAATGGAGATTGGTATGTGGCAGGGATGACGAATTGGGATGCGAGAGATGTGGAGGTGGATTTGTCTTTTTTACCGGCAGGTACTTATCAGATGCAGTTATGGAAGGATGGGGTGAATGCGGATAAGAATGCGAAGGATTTTAAGTTGGAGAAGAGAGCGATAGGAAGTGGTGCGAGGTTGCCGCTGAAGATGGCACCGGGTGGTGGGTTTGTGGTGAGGTTGAGTGGGGCCATGTAG
- a CDS encoding NAD(P)H-dependent oxidoreductase yields the protein MKILIVLAHPELQSMNGAMYHTAIETLQAEGHEVKVSDLYRQAFDPVSDRRNFTTVHNPSYFKQQLEEKDGVFSPDIETEQQKVEWCDMMIWQFPLWWFTVPGILKGWVDKVFAYGRFYGEAKCYENGVLKGKKALLSLTTGGTAEKYEKTGEHGDIDAILKPINRGMLEFVGFSVLEPQVVYAPVRMTEEEREGVLRNYGERLKGIFEEELLSVGNY from the coding sequence ATGAAAATACTGATAGTTTTAGCGCATCCGGAATTACAGAGTATGAATGGCGCGATGTATCATACTGCAATCGAGACCTTGCAGGCAGAAGGACATGAAGTAAAGGTAAGTGATCTTTACAGACAGGCATTTGATCCGGTGTCGGACAGAAGGAATTTTACGACAGTGCATAACCCTTCCTATTTTAAGCAGCAGCTGGAAGAGAAGGATGGCGTTTTCTCTCCTGACATTGAAACAGAGCAGCAGAAAGTAGAATGGTGTGATATGATGATCTGGCAGTTTCCTTTGTGGTGGTTTACTGTACCGGGGATATTGAAAGGCTGGGTGGATAAGGTATTTGCTTATGGTCGTTTTTATGGAGAGGCAAAATGTTATGAGAATGGGGTGCTTAAAGGCAAGAAAGCTTTGTTGTCATTGACCACCGGCGGTACTGCCGAAAAGTATGAAAAAACAGGGGAGCATGGTGATATAGATGCGATATTAAAACCGATAAACAGAGGGATGTTGGAGTTTGTAGGGTTTAGTGTGTTGGAGCCGCAGGTGGTGTATGCACCGGTGAGAATGACGGAGGAAGAGAGAGAAGGGGTGCTTCGGAATTATGGAGAAAGATTGAAAGGGATATTTGAAGAGGAGTTGCTGAGTGTAGGAAATTATTAG
- a CDS encoding IS110 family transposase, with the protein MVNARHIKYVPGHKTDRNDSAWIAKLLLSGLLKGSFIPPQYTRELRELYRYKRKVIGQRSSEYNRLQNILETANIKLSTVVSDVFGVSGWSMITAIIEGEQDPMILANLAKGRLKIKKQELILALEGHLNEHHRFMLSLSKTVILQLNDLLGQVDNRIDQYLKNGRKK; encoded by the coding sequence CTGGTCAATGCCCGGCATATTAAATATGTGCCGGGGCATAAGACCGATCGCAATGACAGTGCCTGGATTGCAAAATTATTGCTAAGCGGGCTACTAAAGGGAAGTTTTATTCCACCGCAATACACTCGCGAATTACGGGAATTGTACCGATACAAACGTAAAGTAATAGGACAGCGGTCCAGTGAATATAACCGGTTACAGAACATTTTAGAGACAGCCAATATCAAATTGAGCACTGTAGTCAGTGATGTATTCGGTGTAAGTGGCTGGTCAATGATCACTGCCATTATTGAAGGAGAACAGGATCCTATGATATTGGCCAATTTGGCAAAAGGTAGGCTCAAAATCAAAAAACAAGAGCTTATTCTTGCATTAGAAGGCCATCTTAATGAGCATCACCGTTTTATGCTCAGCCTGTCTAAAACTGTTATTTTACAGCTAAATGACCTACTTGGTCAGGTGGATAACCGTATAGATCAGTACTTAAAAAATGGGAGGAAGAAGTAA